In one Spirochaeta lutea genomic region, the following are encoded:
- a CDS encoding Hsp20/alpha crystallin family protein, giving the protein MNLVRRTKDPWNPARDFQELQEQINSLFDFGYPEMSGLFDRHLSPPVDILEEDEGFLVTVDVPGVDKEDLDIAITRNILTVKGIKHAESKQKNRKSYRSESWSGSFQRTLSLPESVDPDKVEAQLKNGVLSIRVAKREELKPRQIAIQVR; this is encoded by the coding sequence ATGAACCTTGTACGACGAACCAAAGACCCCTGGAATCCCGCCAGAGACTTCCAGGAACTACAGGAACAGATCAATAGTCTGTTTGATTTCGGCTATCCGGAGATGTCCGGCTTGTTCGACCGGCATCTGAGTCCTCCAGTGGACATCCTAGAGGAGGATGAGGGGTTCCTCGTAACCGTGGATGTTCCCGGGGTTGATAAAGAGGATCTTGATATTGCCATTACCCGGAACATTCTGACGGTCAAGGGAATAAAACACGCGGAATCAAAGCAGAAGAACCGAAAGAGCTACCGGAGCGAGAGCTGGAGCGGAAGCTTCCAGCGTACCCTGAGTCTTCCTGAATCAGTGGACCCGGATAAGGTTGAAGCCCAGCTGAAGAACGGGGTGTTGTCCATCCGGGTAGCGAAACGGGAGGAGCTAAAACCCCGGCAGATCGCCATCCAGGTACGGTAG
- a CDS encoding Hsp20/alpha crystallin family protein, whose translation MANKIVKQDTSPKDARTDTSRRMINPLADICEEEGSVLVRLEMPGVEKADLDIQVEGSQLRIQAEKPQDERPQGRYVLRERPVGRYSKTYTLDETIDPEKITASMSRGVLTLELGMKEAVKPRKIQIS comes from the coding sequence ATGGCCAACAAGATTGTTAAACAGGACACCAGCCCGAAGGATGCTCGTACAGATACATCCCGACGGATGATTAATCCCCTGGCTGATATCTGTGAGGAAGAGGGGAGTGTATTGGTCCGGCTTGAGATGCCGGGCGTCGAAAAGGCTGATCTCGATATTCAGGTGGAGGGAAGCCAGCTGCGGATTCAGGCTGAAAAGCCCCAGGACGAGCGACCCCAGGGGCGCTATGTTCTACGCGAACGTCCCGTTGGAAGGTATAGCAAAACCTACACCTTGGATGAAACCATCGATCCGGAGAAGATTACTGCCTCCATGAGCAGAGGGGTGCTTACTCTGGAGCTGGGTATGAAAGAAGCGGTTAAGCCCCGGAAAATCCAGATTTCTTAG
- a CDS encoding putative manganese-dependent inorganic diphosphatase, whose translation MKQPVYVTGHINPDMDCTVASYSYAYLKAKLDNSRTFIPIRCGALNDQTKAAFKKANIAPPELYKNLYATVGDVVKTEYMALKPESPILEAARIFYQENISLLPILKDEDYVGSISVNEVSSYLVSQSSMGRPMHEFLVDNIPHVIPGVFLKRGAEHSFKAPIMTGAMPFDVYLTRMNDLMTKPILVVGNRQKILQHAIENELPAIVITGLDDPDQLSVDISAYPGTVFLSNADTAESIRLLRMSVPVYTIANKSLPKVQQDMGFEEAKHLLMDSEHRGLPVFEGDRFIGIVTRRSFIEKPVKDLIMVDHNEIHQSITGADEARIVEIIDHHRFGAEKTLMPIYIASKPVGSSSTIVFQHFKMHGIYMPPHIALLLFSGIISDTVNMKSPTATSEDATALQELAAVTGLNPDEYAKEMFSQLKALEERDPREVVLADFKTYSQFGKSVGIGQVEVISLEGVQELVSGFQEALASVAKEKHLDWTMLLITDVMKQDSYLVSQGPDQLEGGLLYQRLDEGIFFLPQILSRKKQVLPEILRVLEDQSK comes from the coding sequence ATGAAACAACCTGTGTACGTAACCGGCCACATCAATCCCGATATGGATTGCACCGTGGCTTCCTATAGTTATGCCTACCTAAAGGCAAAGTTGGACAATTCAAGAACCTTTATTCCGATCCGTTGCGGAGCCTTGAATGATCAAACCAAGGCGGCATTTAAGAAAGCCAACATTGCTCCTCCTGAGCTGTATAAAAATCTATACGCCACCGTGGGGGATGTGGTTAAAACCGAGTATATGGCCCTGAAACCGGAAAGCCCCATTCTCGAGGCGGCACGGATCTTCTACCAGGAAAACATCAGTTTACTGCCCATATTAAAGGACGAGGATTATGTTGGCTCTATTTCGGTAAACGAGGTCTCAAGCTACCTGGTGAGCCAGTCAAGTATGGGTCGGCCCATGCACGAGTTCTTGGTGGACAACATTCCCCATGTAATTCCCGGGGTGTTTCTCAAGCGCGGGGCCGAACATAGTTTTAAGGCACCGATTATGACCGGGGCCATGCCCTTCGACGTGTATCTTACACGAATGAACGATCTCATGACCAAACCCATTCTGGTGGTGGGCAACCGGCAGAAAATCCTCCAACATGCCATCGAAAATGAACTGCCCGCCATCGTGATTACCGGACTGGATGATCCGGATCAACTCTCGGTGGACATCTCGGCGTATCCGGGTACCGTTTTCTTGTCCAATGCCGATACGGCCGAGTCAATACGGCTACTGCGGATGAGCGTACCGGTGTACACCATAGCCAATAAATCCCTTCCCAAGGTCCAACAGGATATGGGTTTCGAGGAGGCAAAGCATCTTCTTATGGACTCGGAACATCGGGGTTTGCCGGTATTCGAGGGTGACCGTTTTATCGGCATTGTCACCCGGCGTTCCTTCATTGAAAAACCGGTGAAGGACCTTATTATGGTGGATCACAACGAAATCCACCAAAGCATAACGGGGGCTGATGAAGCACGGATTGTTGAGATTATTGACCATCACCGCTTCGGGGCGGAAAAAACCCTGATGCCTATTTATATCGCCAGCAAACCAGTTGGGTCCAGTTCTACCATTGTATTTCAACACTTCAAGATGCACGGCATCTACATGCCGCCCCACATCGCCCTACTCCTCTTTTCGGGTATCATCAGCGATACGGTTAATATGAAGAGCCCTACCGCCACTTCCGAAGATGCGACAGCCCTCCAGGAGCTTGCAGCAGTGACCGGTTTAAATCCCGATGAATACGCCAAGGAGATGTTCAGCCAATTAAAGGCCTTGGAAGAACGCGACCCCCGGGAGGTTGTCCTGGCGGATTTCAAGACCTATTCACAGTTTGGAAAATCCGTGGGAATCGGCCAGGTAGAGGTAATCAGTCTCGAAGGGGTACAGGAGCTTGTTTCGGGCTTTCAGGAAGCTCTCGCATCCGTGGCCAAGGAAAAACATCTGGACTGGACGATGTTGCTAATTACCGATGTTATGAAACAGGATAGCTATCTGGTGAGCCAGGGGCCTGATCAACTAGAGGGCGGGTTACTATACCAGCGGTTGGACGAAGGTATCTTCTTTTTACCCCAGATTCTCTCCCGAAAAAAACAGGTGTTGCCGGAGATTCTCCGGGTTTTGGAAGATCAGAGTAAGTGA
- a CDS encoding pullulanase, which yields MKSKLRFVIGLLAVLFLAVSCASAPGTVDGAQAAGEVQAAAAIPENTVRVHYQRTDGNYENYVLWIWNDTTWESDGGWPNGLEKAGVDSYGAYYDVPVKSDAMKLGMVVVEKTLGDAGKDGGDKIIDFNFPAVRELWLVEGSDEVMLTKPVQIPENTLRVHYTRDDGNYENYVLWIWNDTTWESADGWPEGLPKTGIDEFGAYYDIPLKEGASQVGFLAVDRTLGDSGKDGGDKSFAMLDQYNRVWIRQGDDEVYVTPSYAKPVGIVSATVASNSSIKATFISTQGLKADDLVQDLAIEQADGTMVIPSGVEVKADGKTIEISLPIDIDLAPYTVTYDEKTVTATVGWQYVDGEYAYDGELGPFLQNDGSALLKMWSPMVARVSVVLYDKDDQDRVIRDDIPMTKGDDGVWSVVLDSGNTGVSNLRGYYYHYKVDASGDGNTRLALDPYAKSMAPFNNAIYEIGKGAITADVAAIGPRLEYASIPGFTKEEDAIIWEAHVRDLTVDPSIEGELSAPFGTFQAIIDRLEYIQSLGVTHIQLLPVMSYKWGDDYATRQREMEYSAKDNNYNWGYDPHSYFSLSGMYSENPDDPERRIEEFKALVQAIHDRGMGVILDVVFNHTADLRIFEDLAPGYYHFMDADGTPRTSFGGGRLGTTHAMSRKVMVDALSYWTREFKVDGFRFDMMGDHDAESVQAAYDAVKALNPNIVVIGEGWRTYAGDAGDPRQPADQDWMAHTDGVAVFSDEIRNELKSGFGSEGQPRFITGGPRNIQQIFDNIKAQPHNFTADDPGDVVPYIAAHDNLTLHDVIAQSIRKDPDVPENNREIHQRIRIGNAMVLTSQGVAFIHAGQEYGRTKQWRAPGKPEHKDTRMTNRDGSPFAYPYFVHDSYDSSDIINMFDWAKATDPQAYPENNLTRAYTAGLISLRRSTDAFRLGTKELVEANVQLLDIPEVRAVDLVLPFSAKATNGDVYYVFINADTKVRTLSLDQDLRDGTVVVDNDEAGPAGVADPSGFRLGAGNITLDPLTVVIVRK from the coding sequence ATGAAATCAAAACTGAGATTTGTGATAGGACTGTTAGCCGTCCTATTTCTCGCTGTTTCCTGTGCATCCGCACCGGGTACTGTTGACGGTGCCCAGGCTGCCGGGGAAGTCCAGGCTGCAGCAGCCATACCAGAGAATACCGTCCGGGTGCACTACCAGCGGACCGACGGGAACTATGAGAACTATGTTCTCTGGATCTGGAACGATACAACCTGGGAAAGTGACGGCGGCTGGCCCAACGGGTTAGAAAAGGCCGGGGTTGACAGCTACGGAGCCTACTACGATGTTCCGGTAAAATCCGATGCCATGAAGCTGGGTATGGTTGTAGTAGAAAAGACCCTGGGGGATGCCGGAAAAGACGGTGGCGATAAGATAATCGACTTCAATTTCCCGGCGGTTCGCGAGCTTTGGCTCGTGGAGGGTTCGGATGAGGTCATGCTCACCAAACCCGTTCAAATCCCTGAAAATACCCTACGGGTACACTACACTCGGGATGACGGTAACTACGAAAACTATGTCCTGTGGATCTGGAACGATACTACCTGGGAGAGTGCCGACGGCTGGCCTGAGGGACTGCCCAAAACAGGAATTGACGAATTCGGGGCATACTACGATATTCCTCTGAAAGAAGGGGCGAGTCAGGTTGGATTTCTGGCGGTGGACCGCACCCTGGGGGATTCCGGGAAGGATGGCGGCGACAAGAGCTTTGCCATGCTCGACCAGTATAACCGTGTTTGGATCCGGCAGGGTGATGATGAGGTATATGTGACTCCAAGCTATGCAAAACCCGTTGGAATTGTATCGGCCACCGTGGCCAGCAACTCCTCCATCAAGGCTACATTTATTTCCACCCAGGGCTTGAAGGCCGACGACCTAGTCCAGGATTTGGCGATTGAACAGGCCGACGGAACAATGGTAATTCCGTCTGGAGTGGAGGTAAAGGCTGATGGAAAAACGATAGAAATTTCTCTCCCCATAGATATAGACCTAGCACCCTACACCGTTACCTACGATGAAAAGACGGTTACTGCCACCGTGGGTTGGCAGTACGTAGACGGCGAATACGCCTATGACGGGGAGCTGGGTCCCTTCCTCCAAAACGATGGTTCCGCCCTACTGAAAATGTGGTCTCCCATGGTAGCCCGGGTCTCGGTTGTTCTCTACGATAAGGACGATCAGGACAGGGTTATCCGTGATGATATTCCCATGACAAAGGGAGATGACGGTGTATGGTCCGTGGTCCTTGATTCCGGCAATACCGGTGTTTCAAACCTTCGGGGCTACTACTATCACTACAAGGTAGACGCCTCCGGGGACGGGAATACTCGGTTAGCCCTAGATCCCTATGCAAAGTCCATGGCACCCTTCAATAATGCTATTTACGAGATTGGCAAAGGCGCCATCACTGCCGATGTGGCAGCTATCGGACCTCGATTAGAGTACGCGTCCATCCCCGGGTTCACCAAGGAGGAAGACGCCATTATCTGGGAGGCCCATGTCCGGGATCTTACCGTAGACCCCTCCATTGAAGGGGAGTTATCCGCACCCTTCGGCACCTTCCAGGCCATCATTGACCGCCTGGAATATATTCAGTCCCTGGGAGTAACTCATATTCAGCTCTTGCCGGTAATGAGTTATAAGTGGGGAGATGACTACGCCACCCGGCAGCGCGAAATGGAATACTCCGCCAAGGATAATAACTATAACTGGGGCTACGACCCCCATAGTTACTTCTCCCTCAGCGGTATGTACTCAGAAAATCCGGATGATCCGGAGCGCCGGATCGAAGAGTTTAAAGCCCTTGTCCAGGCGATTCATGACCGCGGCATGGGGGTTATTTTAGACGTGGTATTCAATCACACCGCCGATCTAAGAATATTTGAGGATCTGGCTCCCGGGTACTACCACTTCATGGATGCCGACGGAACACCCCGAACCAGTTTTGGCGGCGGTCGTCTCGGTACCACCCATGCGATGAGCCGGAAGGTGATGGTTGATGCCCTTTCCTATTGGACCAGGGAGTTCAAAGTTGATGGATTCCGTTTCGATATGATGGGTGATCATGATGCAGAATCCGTACAGGCAGCATACGATGCCGTCAAAGCCCTGAACCCGAATATTGTAGTGATTGGGGAAGGATGGCGGACCTATGCAGGCGATGCCGGGGATCCCCGGCAGCCCGCCGATCAGGATTGGATGGCCCATACCGACGGGGTAGCAGTGTTCTCCGATGAGATTCGGAACGAACTCAAATCCGGTTTCGGCAGTGAGGGGCAGCCCCGGTTCATTACCGGCGGTCCGCGGAATATTCAACAGATTTTTGACAATATCAAAGCACAGCCTCATAATTTCACCGCCGATGATCCCGGTGACGTGGTTCCCTATATCGCAGCCCACGACAACCTGACCCTCCACGACGTCATTGCCCAATCGATCCGTAAAGATCCCGATGTTCCCGAAAACAACCGGGAAATCCACCAGAGAATCCGGATCGGTAATGCCATGGTGCTAACCAGCCAAGGTGTTGCCTTCATCCATGCCGGGCAGGAATACGGGCGAACAAAACAGTGGCGTGCCCCGGGGAAACCCGAACACAAGGACACCCGGATGACGAACCGAGATGGCAGTCCCTTTGCCTACCCGTATTTTGTCCACGACTCCTACGATTCTTCAGACATCATCAATATGTTTGACTGGGCAAAGGCTACCGATCCCCAGGCATATCCGGAGAACAACCTCACAAGAGCCTACACCGCAGGTCTCATATCCCTACGCCGCTCCACCGATGCCTTCCGCCTCGGGACAAAAGAGCTGGTAGAGGCTAATGTCCAGCTTCTGGACATACCAGAGGTCCGGGCTGTGGATCTCGTATTACCCTTCAGTGCGAAGGCTACCAACGGCGATGTGTACTATGTATTCATCAATGCGGATACCAAGGTCCGAACCCTCAGTCTCGATCAGGATCTCCGGGACGGCACCGTGGTAGTGGACAATGATGAAGCCGGACCTGCAGGGGTTGCCGATCCCTCCGGGTTCAGGTTGGGAGCAGGGAACATCACCCTCGATCCCCTGACCGTTGTTATAGTTCGAAAATAA
- a CDS encoding alpha/beta hydrolase: protein MKQGKMDEIPGQGRALRGEAWLGATMGVVRLDSLSRFFCSRLWLLILLFSITLAGCTSIPQDFPPEVCVTLDHLKSDLIDSSPELVSISGFDNLRAYASTFTLDSTLQRAGYLSTDEYQVFVSTHHPPEGIGVKGSVLVIHGYTAHGGHMAELTSHLVNKGWRVWLMDLPGHGMSTGGRYAIDDFRQYAEAVRTVWVKLTGESEGPFVMIGHSTGCTAILELLIQYHLGENPEKILETLPRGIILGAPLIDLPSRELRWVFNRLAGNHSIHLTGWMQQLAAFSPGVSTSDEYIRFTLQGDPLYEPVYHPSWLEAYIRWVHHRQPDLYNGRLVGGYTGSMLLIQGTADTVVEWERNIEILTSVVPEVEVGLLKDYPHTIFNMDEPERGVVFDRVSGFLSSLASE, encoded by the coding sequence ATGAAACAGGGGAAAATGGATGAAATTCCGGGTCAAGGAAGGGCTTTGAGGGGAGAAGCTTGGTTGGGGGCGACTATGGGGGTTGTACGGCTCGATTCCTTGAGCCGGTTTTTTTGCTCCCGGCTTTGGTTACTCATACTGCTTTTCAGTATAACCCTCGCAGGATGCACCAGCATCCCCCAGGATTTCCCGCCAGAAGTCTGTGTTACCTTGGACCATCTTAAATCCGATCTCATTGACAGCTCTCCGGAGTTGGTGTCGATTAGCGGATTTGACAACCTGAGAGCCTATGCATCGACCTTTACCTTGGATAGCACCCTGCAGCGGGCCGGGTATCTGAGCACCGATGAGTACCAGGTTTTTGTGAGCACCCACCATCCCCCCGAGGGGATCGGGGTGAAGGGATCGGTGCTGGTGATCCACGGCTACACCGCCCATGGCGGGCATATGGCAGAGCTTACATCCCATCTGGTGAACAAGGGATGGCGGGTGTGGCTTATGGATCTACCGGGTCACGGAATGTCTACGGGGGGGCGGTATGCAATAGACGATTTTCGCCAGTACGCCGAAGCGGTCCGGACGGTGTGGGTAAAGCTTACAGGGGAGTCTGAGGGGCCCTTCGTCATGATTGGCCACAGTACCGGCTGTACTGCCATACTGGAGCTACTCATCCAGTACCACCTTGGGGAGAATCCGGAGAAGATCCTGGAAACCCTTCCCCGGGGTATTATTTTGGGCGCGCCGTTGATCGACCTTCCGTCCCGGGAATTACGATGGGTGTTCAACCGTTTGGCAGGTAACCATTCCATTCATCTAACTGGGTGGATGCAGCAATTAGCCGCCTTTAGTCCCGGGGTGAGCACCAGCGATGAGTATATCCGGTTTACCCTGCAGGGAGATCCGCTGTATGAACCGGTGTACCATCCCTCCTGGCTCGAAGCATACATCAGGTGGGTACATCACCGTCAACCGGACCTCTATAACGGGAGATTGGTGGGGGGCTATACTGGATCTATGCTCTTGATTCAGGGCACTGCCGATACGGTGGTGGAATGGGAGCGTAACATTGAAATTCTCACCTCTGTGGTGCCGGAGGTGGAGGTGGGGCTGCTTAAAGACTATCCGCATACAATTTTTAATATGGATGAACCTGAGCGTGGGGTTGTTTTTGATAGGGTTTCAGGGTTCCTCTCATCCCTGGCTTCGGAATAG